In Gemmatimonadota bacterium, the genomic stretch GAAATCCTCGACAAACGGGGAGCGGAAGCTGCCTGGGACAACCGGCCGCCAGGCGTCGAGCTTTCGCTGGACGTGCTGTGGGAGCGGGAGGAGATGAAGGAGCGGGGCGTCCTTGCAGCATACGAGGATCGCATCGCACAGACACTGAAGCAGTGCACCCGGAAGGACCTCGTGCATTGGTATGAAACCCAGCTTCGGGCCATCGACGCGTATCTTGACCGGGACCTGACGGACACATGTGCTCGTATATCCGTTCCGACACGCGTAGTCCACGGTTCCAATGACCGGGAAGTGCCTGTATCATGGGGAAGGGATCTCGCTGAGAAAATCCCCGGAGCCGAATTCAGCATGTATCCTGATGAATCGCACGGCGTCGTACACCGGTGCAGCGCGGTTCGGAAGGAACTCATCGCGTTTTATCAGAAGAACAGGAACAACCCATGAAGGTCACCGAGATCGAGGCACACGAGATCACCCCCGAATACGAGGACTGGATCGCTTACCAGCTCAGCCATTTCTACGGGCCGGCGAAGCGGACGGTCTACGTCGCGCATACGGACGACGGGCTCATCGGATTGGGCGAAGGGCACGACGCCGAGCCGGAGGAAGTGGTCGACCGGTATATCGGAACGAACCCCTTCGAATGGGTCGGTGACGAAACCTCCCTGGCGCTGGGCACGGCGATGTACGACCTGATGGGCAAGGCCGTGGGCGTGCCGGTCTACCAGTTGTTCGGACAGAAGGTCCGGTCCTGGGTGCCGGTGGGAAGCTGGACCGTGTCGACACACCCGGACCGCATGGCCGAAGCGGTGCGCGAGTACTCGGCGCGCGGCTACACCTGGATGAAGTACCATCTCTCGCCCTTCGAGAACGTGATGGACCAGACCGAGGCGATGCAGGCCGCGGCGCCGGAAGGGTTCAGGATCCATTACGACTTCACCATGCACGGCACCGACGACCACATGCCCGAACTCCTGGACAAGCTGGAGCGGTTTTCGGTGGCCGGCTGCTTCGAAGACCCCCTGCCTCCGGGGGACATCCAGGGCTACATCGAGTTGCGCAAGCGTACCAGGTTGCCTGTTGTGCTGCACCATTTCCCCATGGGGGCGACCTACGAAGTGCTGATGAAACCCGCGGACGCGTACATGCTGGGGCATCAGCCGATCGGCGAGGCGGTGCGGCGGGCGGGTCTGTTCGCCGCGGACGACAGTCCCTTCATGCTTCAGAACGTGGGCGGGAATATCACCCGGGCCATGACGGCCCACATGACAGCGGTCTTCCCGTCGGCGAACTTCCACTTCATCAGTGCGACGGAGACCTGGAAAAGCGACGTGGTCACGGAACGGTTCGAGCCCGTCAACGGATTCGTGCGGGTACCTGAGACGCCCGGGCTCGGGGTCACACTCGACCGCGACGAACTGGAACGCCTCAAGCGACTCGAACTGCCGCGCCAGGATAGGTGGATCATCCGGTCTCGGTACGATAACGGCGCCCGGATGTACAACATCGCCGACCCGGAGGATTCCATTTTCATGGTGCGGCCCGACCGGCGGCGCGGCATGGTCCCCATGAGCTACGACGCGCCCATTACCACCGAATACTGGGACGATGACGGCACCGATGCGTACCGGGAGATGTTCGCAAGAATCGAACGGGAAGGCGTCGTGCTCGAGAAGTGAAGGGGCCGCGCGCAAACGGACACGGATCGCGTGCGGACTTTGATATTGTACAATTGTACAATAGATTCACAGAAGACCTGGCCCCTACAGATCATAAAATCCGGGAGGCGTTCGACCAGAGCGAATAAACATGCATAAACCGAAGCTGATCCACTACAACGACGCCCGTCACTACAGCATCTATCGCTACGAGCCTCCGATGAGCCTGCACCAATGGCGGCAACCCGTGGACGAGATCCTGGGTACCGACGTGGATACACTGGTCTACGGCCTGGGTTCCGGCGAGACCTTTCTCCACGGTACTCAGGCCGGGCTGAAGTGGGGAGAAGGCGTCGAAGAACACAACATGAGCATGATGTGGTGGCGGGCGACGAAGAACCTGAACCTGGCGCTCGAGGCGGGTATCGATCCCCTCGCCGTGGCGGTGGAGCGGGCCCACGAGAAGGGGCGGCGCATCCTGGGCAGCATGCGGATGACCGAGCCCACTTCGCCGGATGATGACAACCCCTACATGCTGGGCCGCCTCAAGCGGGAGCATCCGGAGGTCATGATCGGCGAGAGTCATCCCGATTACCCCCGGGCGGCCGGTTGCGCGGACTACACCCGCGATGAGGTGCGTACCGAGCGGCTCGGCGTCATCGAAGAGGTATGCGGACGGTACGGTATGGACGGGCTGGAGTTCGATCCCTACGTCGGCGTGTTCTTCAAGCCGTCGGAGGCGCGGGATAGAGCACCCGTGCTTACGGGATTCATGCGGAAGATCAGGCAACTGCTCGATCGCCTGGGCGATACGCGCGGGGAATCTCTGTGCCTGGCCGCCAGGGTGCGCGCTACCGAGGAAGCGAACCTCGCACTGGGCATGGACGTGCGCACCTGGCTCGAGGAAGGCCTCCTGGACATCGTCATACCCTGGACCGAGAGCTTCCTCTTCGACCAGGAGATGCCCATTGGTTGGGTGGTCGAAGCGGCCGCCGGACCGAAGACGCCGGTCTACCCCATGCTGGGACGATCGCCCTACGACGACCGGCATCATTTGCCGCCCATCGAGATGTACCGGGCCGCGGCCGCCAACTATCGCGCCATGGGAGCGGACGGTCTGTACCTGTCGGACCTGCCCTGGCCGCATACCGAACGCGAATACCAGGTCTTTCGCGAGATGGCCGATCCGGATATCCATCTCAGGAAGAAGAAGCACTATTTCCCGGCGCAACGGGAACCCAACGCGGAACCGCACGCCCCCGAGCGAGATCTCCCTGTGGATCTCGCAGAAGGCGTGCCCGCCCGTGTGCCGTTCCGGGTGGGGGACAGGCTGGCCGATGCCCGGGACGACGGCGAACTCAAAGGCGTGACATTGGGCGTTCGCATCGGGCACTGCTGCCCGGAGGACGAGATCTCCTTCCGGTTCAACGGCGAGACGATCACGCCGTCCGACAGCTCGCACCATTACGGCGGCATCGTCTCCTACACGGCCGCGAGAAGCGGACTTCCGGAACGCATCCTGACCCACTTCTGGTTCACTTTCGATCTGCCCCGCGATCTGGTTCGCGAAGGGAAAAACGAAGTCGAGGTCGTGCTGGACAAGCGATTCACCGGAATGGGCGGCGACCGCGTGCTGCACCAGGTCGAATTGATCGTGGAGTACGATGAGCCCCTCGTGCCCGTGGGCGGGCAGATGTGATGGGCGGGCAGGCGTGAATGCCTGATCAGGGGATGCCAGCCCGTCAGGGAACGACAGACGACCGGATCACTGAATTTCCTCAGAACAGGATCGGGCGACAACCATGAAGTTGTGCACAGTGCAGCCCCATATGTCGGATTCTATTTCTGATAATGTGGCGGCCATCACCAAATGGATCCATCGGGCCGCCGGATCCGGCGCAGACGTTGTCGTTTTCCCCGAAATGATGCTGACAGGCTATGACCAGCATCTGCACAGTCTATTCAAGATGCCCGGGTGGTACGCACAGGTCGAAGAAGCCTTACGAGCATTAGGCGAGATTGCACGCGAGACTGGGACAAGCGTATTGGTTGGTTCGCCATATCGGATCGGTGACGGCTACCTGAACGCGCTTGTGCTGCTTCAGTCAGGAGCAGCCCCGATTCTGGCAGGCGGCAGGACGCAAATTGAAGAGAATTTCAAGACGATGTGGGGATTCGCGGAAGCAGAGGACCGTACTCCTGTAGAAATCCAGGACATCGCTTTAGGTTCCGTATTCTGCCACGAGGCCTTTTCCCTTGAAATCACCAAGGGTAAAGGACTGGGAAAAAGTGACGTCATATTGTGGCCAAGTGGTTCGATCAACAGCGAAAAGAACAAACAAAATGAAATCACCACGGATAACTCAATAGTAGGGGCGCGAAAGATTGCCCGGTATTACGGAATTCCAGTGATACAGGCCAATTACATCTCACATGCGACCCAGGAATCATCCGAACAAGCGGAATCCTGGGGTTACGTAATCGGAGGTTCCGTGGTCTGCGACGCTGAAGGACGGGTCCTGGATCAGGCATCCCGGACGAAGGAAGACATGTTGATGATCGACATCGTACGGGACAATGGTAACATTGCCGTGAAATTGGCAGGGAACGGCGCCGACCGGGCTGACAGACGATCAGGCTGACATTGGATTTGAGTAACCCCGGGCGCTGAATGAAGAACGGATGGGAAGATTCTTGTCGATTGGTAGATTCGGCAATTAGAGCATCAGGACGGCAGGGACACCAACCATGAAACTTTGCACGGTTCAGCCCCACATGTCGGATTCTATTCCTGATAATGTGGCGGCCATCACCAAATGGATCCATCGGGCCACTGACTCCGGCGCAGACGTTGTGGTTTTCCCCGAAATGATGCTGACAGGCTATGATGTACACTTCATCGAGCTATACGCTAAAACCGCTAAACCCGATTGGCATGCGCCGGTCGATGAAGCACTGGACGAACTTGGCAAGGTAGTCGATGCCGCAGGTATCAGTGTCCTGGTAGGTGCTCCACACCGTTACAGCAGTGGCCAACTAAACGCCATAATGCTACTCCAGCCTGGCAAAGAAGCCTTTCTTGCTGGTGCGAGATCCCATTTGCCTGTAGGGGACAGAAATCGCATGGGATTCGTTGAACCTCGGGATCGTCTACCAGTGCCTGTTCTGGGTATTGAGATCGGCTCGGTTTTTTGTGCAGAGGTAAACAACCTCGATTACATTCGGGGTAAGGGTTTGGAAGAAAGCGATATCATCCTGTGGTCCAGCGTATTCATGAGCGATATAAATGAAGCAGGTAACGTCATCCGTG encodes the following:
- a CDS encoding alpha/beta hydrolase, producing MFYEVQGEGEAVVFIHGGFPSMDMHLRAPSIGAWTWETDFATASRFIAYDRRGCWRSARTESGYDLEHQARDLAELLDHLEVDKTHVIGSSAGGPIAILFAAIYPERTRTLVLAGTAANLWPDEDPITRIVKEQLEILDKRGAEAAWDNRPPGVELSLDVLWEREEMKERGVLAAYEDRIAQTLKQCTRKDLVHWYETQLRAIDAYLDRDLTDTCARISVPTRVVHGSNDREVPVSWGRDLAEKIPGAEFSMYPDESHGVVHRCSAVRKELIAFYQKNRNNP
- a CDS encoding carbon-nitrogen hydrolase family protein — its product is MKLCTVQPHMSDSIPDNVAAITKWIHRATDSGADVVVFPEMMLTGYDVHFIELYAKTAKPDWHAPVDEALDELGKVVDAAGISVLVGAPHRYSSGQLNAIMLLQPGKEAFLAGARSHLPVGDRNRMGFVEPRDRLPVPVLGIEIGSVFCAEVNNLDYIRGKGLEESDIILWSSVFMSDINEAGNVIRDRNVEFAREIASVFNVPVIQSNYVSYASETSVQDSLRKGRTLGGSVACDASGRVLDQAAWTEEDMRLFEINRVDGAVVVIPVAKKHAFELQTVDLSN